From a single Petrotoga sp. 9PW.55.5.1 genomic region:
- a CDS encoding ABC transporter ATP-binding protein produces MDENLILKIENLIKYYPIKRTIGEALTRKPPKYVKAVDRINLEVKKGETLGLVGESGSGKTTTGRLVTRLEDPTSGKIIFKNNDISKFSKKELKKVRKSIQIIFQDPLAALNPHMRVGEAVMHPLQIHNVGKSREERQKIVLDMLERVQLSPAQEYFNRYPRDLSGGQRQRVVIARALILHPTFVVADEAVAMLDVSVRSQLLQLMIDLKSEFDLTYLFITHDLATTKYICDRIAVMYLGKIVEVGDFEHIYTNPSHPYTQALISAVPEPDPKSNKKRIIPKGEVPNAVNIPTGCRFHPRCPYVKEICKVQEPILKDIETHQVACHLYDSEYEKV; encoded by the coding sequence ATGGATGAAAATTTGATCTTGAAAATAGAAAATTTAATTAAGTATTATCCTATAAAAAGGACTATAGGTGAAGCTTTAACCCGCAAACCTCCTAAATATGTTAAAGCAGTAGATCGCATTAATTTAGAGGTGAAAAAAGGAGAAACTCTTGGATTAGTGGGAGAGTCTGGAAGCGGTAAAACTACTACGGGGAGGTTAGTTACCAGGTTAGAAGATCCAACAAGTGGTAAAATAATATTTAAAAACAATGATATAAGTAAATTTTCTAAAAAAGAGTTAAAAAAGGTTAGAAAAAGTATTCAAATAATATTTCAAGATCCTCTTGCAGCTTTGAATCCACATATGAGAGTGGGGGAGGCTGTTATGCACCCCTTACAGATTCATAATGTTGGAAAAAGCCGAGAAGAAAGGCAGAAGATAGTTTTGGATATGTTAGAAAGGGTTCAGCTATCTCCAGCTCAAGAGTATTTTAATAGATATCCACGTGATTTGTCTGGCGGTCAGAGGCAGAGAGTAGTAATTGCAAGAGCGTTGATCTTACATCCCACTTTTGTAGTTGCTGATGAAGCAGTAGCTATGTTGGATGTATCAGTAAGATCTCAACTTTTACAATTAATGATTGATTTGAAAAGCGAGTTTGATCTAACTTATCTTTTCATTACCCACGATTTAGCCACTACCAAATATATATGTGACAGAATTGCCGTTATGTATCTAGGGAAAATAGTAGAAGTAGGTGATTTTGAGCATATTTATACAAATCCGAGTCATCCTTACACTCAAGCACTGATATCAGCAGTTCCAGAACCTGATCCAAAAAGCAATAAAAAAAGGATAATACCGAAAGGAGAAGTTCCCAATGCAGTGAATATCCCAACAGGTTGTAGATTTCATCCACGCTGCCCTTATGTAAAGGAGATTTGTAAAGTTCAAGAACCCATTTTAAAGGATATAGAAACTCATCAAGTGGCTTGCCATTTGTATGACTCTGAATATGAAAAAGTGTAG